A genomic region of Alicyclobacillus sp. SO9 contains the following coding sequences:
- a CDS encoding extradiol ring-cleavage dioxygenase — protein MSLELAMISPHTPRICHKDKVAAFQQPLVDAMVKTADLIESLHPDVIVLVSCHWQSSFTHYVDATPRHKGVLTAVECPDIITDVHYDFQGHPELAQELVESGKSAGLKVESINDETYMWDYGTVVPLRYLVKGDIPIVDLSVCQAASLEETTKWGAVMAQVFQETQLRVVFIASGALAHNLRRGPEFWPNITEQALDREFCSYLVKGDTESAAEMLPSYVRAAGVEAGGRHVAMLLGVLQGNFAGRLHGYGPSSGSGNPVLTMQPVGATIS, from the coding sequence GTGAGTCTGGAATTAGCAATGATTTCTCCCCATACTCCGCGTATTTGTCACAAGGATAAGGTTGCAGCGTTTCAGCAGCCGCTGGTGGATGCGATGGTAAAGACGGCAGACCTAATTGAAAGTCTGCATCCTGATGTGATTGTCCTCGTCTCGTGTCATTGGCAGTCCAGTTTTACACACTATGTGGATGCAACACCGAGGCACAAAGGGGTTCTGACTGCGGTGGAGTGCCCGGACATTATAACGGATGTTCACTACGACTTTCAGGGTCATCCGGAACTTGCGCAGGAACTGGTAGAATCCGGAAAGTCCGCTGGACTCAAAGTTGAGAGCATCAATGATGAAACATACATGTGGGACTACGGTACGGTTGTTCCCCTGCGATACTTAGTCAAGGGTGATATACCTATTGTCGATTTATCTGTTTGTCAGGCCGCATCTCTGGAAGAGACCACAAAGTGGGGTGCTGTCATGGCACAAGTGTTCCAAGAAACACAGTTGCGTGTCGTCTTCATTGCAAGCGGGGCACTGGCACACAATTTGCGCCGCGGCCCAGAATTTTGGCCGAATATCACAGAGCAAGCATTGGACAGAGAATTTTGCTCTTATTTGGTAAAAGGAGATACGGAATCCGCGGCTGAAATGCTTCCATCCTATGTGCGTGCAGCAGGAGTGGAAGCTGGGGGGCGGCATGTTGCCATGCTTTTGGGCGTCCTGCAAGGGAACTTTGCAGGTAGGTTGCATGGGTATGGTCCGTCGTCGGGATCGGGCAATCCTGTCCTGACAATGCAACCAGTGGGGGCAACCATTTCATAG
- a CDS encoding IclR family transcriptional regulator, producing MIEEKKQSEQSTLSSLENALRIIQSFTVDAPEKGVTEMARSLQISKSTVHRVFTTLEKAGFVRKDEDTHRYRLGLSVLSLAGVLMSNMEIYREGQHLLEDFVNRFDESVHLAVLEGYSTVYVSKLESQHPVKILTHLGRKNPLHCTSSGKVILAYQSQEMIEEVIQMGLHKFTKTTITKPNVFRRHLDEIREAGYAISHSELRDGVASIAVPVRDYTRNVIGAVTVVGPEQRFTPRKMDELSKQLIRVGKEISTRLGYYERRL from the coding sequence GTGATTGAGGAAAAAAAGCAGTCTGAGCAAAGTACACTGTCCTCCCTCGAAAATGCCCTTCGCATCATTCAGAGTTTCACCGTCGATGCTCCTGAGAAAGGCGTCACTGAGATGGCCCGTTCTCTGCAAATCTCCAAAAGTACGGTACACCGTGTGTTCACCACTCTGGAGAAAGCCGGCTTTGTGCGAAAAGATGAGGATACACATAGATACCGGCTTGGACTTTCAGTGCTGAGTCTGGCCGGTGTGTTGATGTCAAACATGGAAATTTATCGAGAGGGGCAGCATCTGCTCGAGGATTTTGTAAACCGCTTTGATGAGTCCGTCCATTTAGCCGTTTTGGAAGGCTACAGCACCGTTTATGTCAGTAAGCTCGAATCCCAGCATCCCGTGAAAATCCTGACGCACCTTGGACGAAAAAACCCGCTTCACTGCACCAGTTCCGGAAAGGTCATTCTCGCCTATCAATCACAAGAGATGATTGAGGAAGTCATACAGATGGGCTTACATAAATTCACAAAAACAACCATAACAAAACCAAATGTCTTTCGGCGACATTTGGACGAGATTCGAGAGGCAGGGTACGCCATCAGCCACAGTGAGTTGCGGGATGGTGTGGCATCAATTGCTGTGCCTGTAAGGGATTATACCCGGAATGTCATTGGAGCCGTCACCGTAGTTGGGCCGGAACAACGTTTTACCCCCCGTAAAATGGATGAGTTGTCAAAACAGCTAATTCGCGTCGGGAAGGAGATTTCTACACGTCTAGGATACTATGAGCGGCGTCTATGA